A segment of the Deltaproteobacteria bacterium genome:
GCGCCCCTGCCGGCTCATGTGCCCAACGCGCCGAGTGAAAAACAGCAGATGCCGATCGAGTATCGCGGCGTCATTCGATAATTAAAAGGGGACTGAAATGGAGTCGGAGCAATTCCTCGAAACTTTCAAACGCCTGGAGAGCGAAGTGCAAAAAGTCATCGTCGGCCACGACGATACGATTCGCAAAGTGCTAATCGCATTTTTCGCCGGCGGTCATATCTTACTCGAAGGCGTGCCGGGCTTGGGTAAGACCCTGTTAGTAAAATCTTTGAGCCATGCCCTCGGGATGTCGTTCAAGCGCATTCAGTTCACGCCCGACTTGATGCCCTCCGACATCGTCGGCACCGAGGTGCTCACCGATAACGGCGAGCGGCGCGAATTTCAATTCAAGCAGGGACCGATTTTCGCCCACGTCGTGCTCGCCGATGAGATCAATCGCGCCACGCCGAAGACTCAGTCGGCGGTGCTCGAAGCGATGGAAGAAAAGCAAGTGACCGTGTTCGGCGAATCGCACACGCTGGAATCGCCTTTCATGGTTCTCGCCACGCAAAATCCCATCGAACTCGAAGGCACCTATCCATTGCCCGAAGCACAGCTCGATCGATTTTTTTTCAAGCTATTAGTCATGCCGCCGACGCCGGATCAACTGCGGGAGATACTCAAACGCACCACCGGCACGGCGGTGGGCGCCTGCGCCAAGGTGTTGCCCGACGACGACGG
Coding sequences within it:
- a CDS encoding AAA family ATPase, producing MESEQFLETFKRLESEVQKVIVGHDDTIRKVLIAFFAGGHILLEGVPGLGKTLLVKSLSHALGMSFKRIQFTPDLMPSDIVGTEVLTDNGERREFQFKQGPIFAHVVLADEINRATPKTQSAVLEAMEEKQVTVFGESHTLESPFMVLATQNPIELEGTYPLPEAQLDRFFFKLLVMPPTPDQLREILKRTTGTAVGACAKVLPDDDGKHVNEMKHLLRQVMIAPPIEDYVVRLVHATQPQGEHAGGVNASVKQFIRFGSSPRGAQSVILGAKGHALAEGRVHVSYEDVEKVISPALRHRIILNFQAEAENVNADQILAEVIKQVKRQ